Proteins co-encoded in one Panulirus ornatus isolate Po-2019 chromosome 68, ASM3632096v1, whole genome shotgun sequence genomic window:
- the LOC139747453 gene encoding uncharacterized protein — translation MARLLKLVVLMVIMSSAATSHPFGHPNTPKHNDFEWNSRKIGSRRVATIRIRKDEERDRRSIILGDDDDDEGDPLRKSHHESAGGHGRRRHAHRHHHGGEAPDAVWLTPEEAQSKAGGRHAASAEGRRHRGQEDIRRGLLSSRHVAESTLESRGFNDIQPEDVSHLMEPLDDAGVDLSHNFVHNVTATPRPRPRKQRGRKSSHARKRTKNKKKKNKKKKSKKGNKSKGSKVCRGLKGRQKKDCRNAFKKCRRLRGRDRKRCRAQASEAVNGVVEDQDIFSFINVSIASKWTELAVVSSYTTPYRRVPSLVLLRSLRASNYYNCSVLTAL, via the exons ATGGCCCGATTGCTCAAGCTGGTTGTGCTTATGGTGATAATGTCGTCGGCGGCCACCTCGCACCCCTTCGGCCACCCGAACACCCCGAAACACAACGACTTCGAGTGGAACTCCAGGAAGATCGGCAGCCGAAGGGTCGCCACGATTAGGATAAG GAAGGACGAGGAGCGAGATCGCCGCAGCATCATTTTAGgagacgatgacgacgacgaagGCGATCCCCTGCGCAAGAGCCACCACGAGTCTGCGGGCGGCCACGGGCGACGGAGGCACGCCCACAGGCACCACCACGGAGGGGAGGCGCCGGACGCCGTGTGGCTGACGCCCGAGGAGGCGCAGAGCAAAGCCGGCGGCAGGCACGCCGCCTCCGCTGAGGGGAGGAGACACAGAGGGCAGGAAGACATCAGGAGGGGACTCCTCTCCTCTCGGCACGTGGCCGAATCCACCCTGGAGAGCAGGGGCTTCAACGACATACAGCCTGAGGACGTGTCGCATCTCATGGAGCCCCTGGACGACGCCGGGGTGGACCTCAGCCACAACTTCGTCCACAACGTGACGGCGACTCCCAGGCCCCGGCCCAGGAAACAGCGAGGGAGGAAGTCCAGCCACGCCAGGAAGCGGACgaagaacaaaaagaagaaaaacaagaagaagaagtcgAAGAAAGGGAACAAGAGCAAGGGCTCGAAAGTGTGCCGTGGCCTGAAGGGACGGCAGAAGAAGGACTGCCGCAATGCCTTCAAGAAGTGTCGCCGGCTGAGGGGACGCGACAGGAAGCGGTGTCGCGCCCAGGCATCTGAGGCGGTCAACGGCGTCGTCGAAGACCAAGACATATTCAGCTTCATCAACGTCAGTATTGCAAGTAAGTGGACCGAACTTGCTGTTGTCTCATCTTATACTACGCCCTACAGAAGAGTACCTTCCCTAGTTTTACTACGGTCATTAAGGGCTTCAAACTATTACAACTGCTCTGTGTTAACTGCTCTATAG